The Lutibacter sp. Hel_I_33_5 genome has a window encoding:
- a CDS encoding T9SS type A sorting domain-containing protein — protein MKIKLLLIISCFCFALTANSQKRKCAPINDMSVYLSNPENLKAHQANEAFIKKWVNDKKNNRIKKEVITIPVVVHVVYRTEAQNISDAQIKSQIAVLNEDFRKLNSDISVAPAAFSEVSADIEINFALANRDPDGNTTTGITRRMTTTVDIGKALTGADSNVKNTNTGGTDSWDVSKYLNIWIAEAGKEGGSDILGYASPPQASSTLQALADQDGVVIISTAFGNTGTVQSPFNLGRTATHEVGHYLNLIHIWGDGDCNVDDEVVDTPPQGASTSGCPVFPVTSGGTHCAAAPNGPMFVNYMDYSNDACLVMFTQGQKTRMLAALAGPRIGLKTSNGLSVKDFSADFNLSIYPNPSKDNINLTYNNLLARNGGDVLIYDITGKEVLQEKINKNQFSKSINVSKLTNGIYFLKINSDNKNLVKKIIIE, from the coding sequence ATGAAAATTAAATTACTATTAATAATTAGCTGTTTTTGTTTTGCTTTAACGGCCAATTCACAAAAAAGAAAATGTGCTCCTATTAATGATATGAGTGTCTATTTATCGAACCCAGAAAATTTAAAAGCACATCAAGCAAATGAAGCTTTTATAAAAAAGTGGGTAAACGATAAAAAAAATAATAGAATAAAAAAAGAAGTAATTACTATTCCAGTAGTTGTTCATGTTGTATATAGAACAGAGGCTCAAAATATTTCTGATGCTCAAATTAAATCTCAAATCGCAGTTTTAAATGAAGATTTCAGAAAATTAAATTCTGATATTAGTGTTGCTCCTGCTGCATTTTCAGAAGTTTCAGCAGATATAGAGATAAATTTTGCTTTAGCCAATAGAGATCCTGATGGAAATACTACTACAGGTATTACAAGAAGAATGACTACTACCGTAGATATTGGTAAAGCTCTAACTGGAGCTGACTCAAATGTAAAAAACACAAATACAGGTGGAACTGACTCATGGGATGTTTCTAAATACTTGAATATTTGGATTGCAGAAGCAGGAAAAGAAGGAGGAAGTGATATTTTAGGGTACGCTAGTCCTCCACAAGCTAGTTCTACTCTACAAGCATTAGCTGATCAAGATGGAGTTGTAATAATATCTACAGCTTTTGGAAATACTGGTACAGTTCAATCACCTTTTAATCTTGGAAGAACGGCAACACATGAAGTTGGTCATTATTTAAATTTAATACATATTTGGGGTGATGGAGATTGTAATGTAGATGATGAGGTTGTTGACACACCTCCACAGGGGGCTTCTACTTCAGGGTGTCCAGTTTTCCCAGTTACTAGTGGAGGCACACATTGTGCTGCTGCTCCTAATGGCCCAATGTTTGTAAACTACATGGATTATTCTAATGACGCTTGTTTAGTCATGTTTACTCAAGGACAAAAAACAAGAATGTTAGCTGCTTTAGCGGGTCCAAGAATAGGTTTAAAAACATCTAATGGTCTTTCTGTTAAAGATTTTAGTGCTGATTTCAATCTTAGTATCTATCCAAACCCTAGTAAAGATAATATCAATTTAACTTATAATAATTTATTAGCTAGAAATGGTGGTGATGTTTTAATTTATGATATTACAGGTAAGGAAGTTTTACAAGAAAAAATTAATAAAAATCAGTTTAGTAAAAGCATTAATGTTAGTAAATTAACTAACGGAATTTATTTCCTTAAAATTAATTCTGATAACAAAAACTTAGTTAAGAAAATAATTATTGAATAA